One Bacillus sp. FJAT-52991 genomic region harbors:
- a CDS encoding ribonuclease HII — MALSVSEVKALLKEIHSKEDPRLTSLIDDSRKGVQQALQQWYKAQERLERDHLIYKEMLKYEQQLIDQGMTYIAGIDEVGRGPLAGPVVAAAVILPLNFYLPGLNDSKKLSEAKRDQFYEVIVEQADVGIGIVSSEGIDQLNIYEATKQAMKTAVCALKTQPEHLLIDAMKVDVPIGQTSIIKGDAHSVSIAAASVVAKVTRDRLMKEYALVYPHYSFEKNMGYGTKEHLEGLQAFGPIDIHRKSFAPVKEMIKTAKQ; from the coding sequence ATGGCACTATCTGTATCTGAAGTGAAAGCATTATTAAAAGAAATTCATTCAAAAGAAGATCCACGGTTGACATCGTTGATAGACGATTCACGTAAAGGTGTCCAACAAGCTTTGCAACAATGGTATAAAGCGCAGGAGAGGCTTGAACGGGACCACCTGATTTATAAAGAAATGCTGAAATACGAGCAACAACTCATTGACCAAGGAATGACGTATATAGCAGGAATCGATGAAGTCGGACGAGGGCCGCTCGCTGGTCCAGTTGTGGCCGCAGCAGTCATCTTGCCTTTAAATTTTTATTTACCAGGGTTAAATGATTCAAAAAAACTCAGTGAAGCAAAAAGAGACCAGTTTTATGAGGTGATTGTAGAACAAGCAGATGTGGGCATTGGTATTGTCTCCTCTGAAGGCATCGATCAGCTTAATATTTATGAAGCGACAAAACAAGCGATGAAAACAGCCGTTTGTGCCCTTAAAACGCAACCGGAGCATTTGTTGATCGATGCCATGAAAGTAGATGTGCCAATTGGTCAAACATCCATTATTAAAGGCGATGCACACAGTGTTTCCATTGCTGCGGCTTCAGTAGTAGCGAAAGTAACGAGAGATAGATTGATGAAAGAATATGCACTTGTCTATCCGCACTATAGCTTTGAAAAAAATATGGGATATGGTACGAAAGAACATTTAGAAGGATTACAAGCATTTGGACCGATTGACATTCATCGTAAAAGCTTTGCACCTGTGAAAGAGATGATCAAAACGGCGAAACAATAG